In Trichormus variabilis 0441, a single genomic region encodes these proteins:
- a CDS encoding RNA-guided endonuclease InsQ/TnpB family protein, producing MEKAYRYRFYPTIEQESLLRRTIGCVRLVFNRALAARTEAWYERQERVDYVQTSAMLTQWKKLDDLQFLNEVSCVPLQQGLRHLQTAFSNFFAGRARYPNFKKKRSGGSAEFTKSAFKWKDGQVYLAKCSQPLPIKWSRQLPKDCKPTTITVKLDPSGRWFVSLQIDDSTDETMQPVDSAVGLDVGVSSLVTLSTGEKIANPKAFDKHYQKLRRAQKALSRKQKASRNRDKARLKVARIQAKISDSRKDHLHKLTTRLIRENQTIVVEDLAVKNMVKNPKLARAINDAAWGELVRQLEYKAKWYGRALVKIDRWFPSSKRCGHCGHVVEKLPLSVREWDCPNCGTHHDRDINASRNILAVGHTVTVCGANVRPDRHMSKGQLQKSSNGRKQKPKS from the coding sequence ATGGAAAAAGCCTACCGCTACCGTTTTTACCCAACTATCGAGCAAGAATCCCTCTTGCGTCGGACAATTGGTTGTGTGCGGTTGGTGTTTAATCGAGCCTTGGCTGCGAGAACCGAGGCTTGGTATGAAAGGCAAGAACGAGTTGATTACGTTCAAACCTCTGCAATGCTGACGCAGTGGAAAAAACTTGATGATCTCCAATTTTTAAATGAGGTTAGCTGTGTACCACTGCAACAAGGATTGAGGCATCTGCAAACGGCTTTTAGTAACTTCTTTGCGGGTAGAGCAAGATACCCTAACTTCAAAAAGAAGCGTAGTGGAGGTAGCGCAGAGTTTACCAAGTCTGCCTTCAAGTGGAAGGATGGGCAAGTCTACTTGGCAAAGTGTTCTCAACCTTTGCCAATTAAATGGTCTAGGCAACTGCCAAAGGATTGTAAACCCACAACCATCACGGTTAAACTTGACCCCTCTGGACGCTGGTTTGTTAGCTTGCAGATTGACGATTCAACTGATGAAACCATGCAGCCAGTTGATAGTGCCGTAGGCTTGGATGTTGGGGTTAGTTCTCTTGTTACTTTGAGTACGGGTGAAAAGATTGCTAACCCCAAGGCGTTTGACAAGCACTACCAAAAGCTGAGGAGAGCGCAGAAAGCTTTGAGTCGCAAACAGAAAGCCTCTCGCAACAGAGATAAAGCTAGACTCAAAGTTGCTCGGATTCAAGCTAAGATTTCTGATTCTAGAAAAGACCATCTGCACAAACTGACAACTCGACTGATTCGTGAAAACCAAACGATAGTAGTTGAGGATTTGGCAGTTAAGAACATGGTCAAAAATCCCAAACTTGCCCGTGCCATCAATGATGCTGCATGGGGTGAGTTAGTGAGACAACTGGAATATAAAGCCAAGTGGTATGGTCGAGCCTTGGTAAAAATTGACCGATGGTTTCCTAGCTCTAAACGCTGTGGACATTGCGGTCACGTTGTTGAAAAGCTGCCGTTGAGTGTCAGAGAGTGGGATTGTCCCAACTGCGGAACACACCACGACCGGGATATCAACGCTAGTCGTAATATTTTGGCGGTGGGACACACCGTTACAGTCTGTGGAGCGAACGTAAGACCTGATAGGCATATGTCTAAAGGGCAGTTGCAAAAATCCAGCAATGGAAGGAAACAGAAACCTAAATCGTGA
- a CDS encoding ThiF family adenylyltransferase, translating to MLELTTYQQALPVLPRNHTRINFVLVGVGGTGGFLAEDLCRIILQLQHTRKEINFAIVDGDTVELKNISRQNYQQAEIGLPKAETLAARCSAKYGIEITAVCDWFEEDMIRTASWWNTLTVIIGCVDNSAARSKIHSVLKINSANEPASLFWLDCGNSNYSGQVVIGTHSNFDIVQASNNPDKPQFWLHLPSPVLVHPELLVPQPEELSDNNLSCAEIQARNYQSLFVNKMTSAIAAQYLLELTLTGGLKKFASYFDLKAMSTRSLYTSIDQLKKYYILQTNYHK from the coding sequence ATGCTCGAATTAACTACTTACCAACAAGCTTTACCCGTCTTACCTCGCAATCATACTCGTATTAACTTCGTCTTAGTAGGAGTAGGAGGAACAGGCGGGTTTCTTGCAGAAGATTTATGTCGAATTATTCTGCAACTCCAGCACACTAGAAAAGAAATTAACTTTGCGATCGTCGATGGCGATACTGTCGAACTCAAGAATATCAGCCGCCAAAATTATCAACAAGCTGAAATTGGGCTACCAAAGGCAGAAACACTGGCTGCAAGATGCAGTGCCAAGTATGGGATAGAGATTACAGCCGTTTGCGACTGGTTTGAAGAAGACATGATTCGCACGGCCAGTTGGTGGAATACCCTAACGGTAATTATTGGCTGTGTAGATAACAGCGCCGCCAGGAGCAAAATTCACTCTGTTCTCAAAATAAACAGTGCAAATGAGCCAGCATCTCTATTTTGGCTGGATTGTGGAAACAGCAACTACTCTGGACAAGTAGTAATTGGAACGCACTCTAATTTTGATATAGTCCAAGCTTCCAATAACCCAGACAAACCTCAATTCTGGTTGCATCTTCCCTCCCCGGTGCTGGTTCACCCAGAACTGCTAGTTCCTCAGCCAGAAGAACTTAGCGACAACAACCTTTCATGTGCAGAAATTCAAGCACGGAATTATCAATCACTATTCGTCAATAAAATGACGAGTGCGATCGCAGCCCAGTATTTACTAGAATTAACCCTCACTGGGGGGTTGAAAAAGTTTGCCAGTTATTTTGACCTCAAAGCAATGTCAACTAGAAGTTTATATACAAGCATTGACCAACTCAAAAAATACTATATTCTGCAAACAAATTACCACAAATAG
- a CDS encoding Mov34/MPN/PAD-1 family protein, translating into MNPFIGYHLATSNNFPPYSQKLQEYWLAANGLFLRSHRRELEVCLQLTQTQVAGLQPLEPYFRLKVPKVPCQAIAEIINAASINPQQEILFYLGVTNNQWWCHTPLQTASSTHVLSLESALNKNYTDGFVEMHSHGTLAAYPSSADNREEKGKFRVFAIVGTLNTIPTIYTRIGIYNHFFDINPNQIFELPPQVKCSN; encoded by the coding sequence ATGAATCCTTTTATCGGTTATCACCTCGCTACAAGTAATAACTTTCCTCCCTACAGTCAAAAACTCCAGGAATACTGGCTGGCAGCAAATGGGCTTTTCTTGCGATCGCACCGTCGCGAGTTAGAGGTTTGCTTGCAACTAACTCAAACTCAAGTTGCTGGACTCCAACCCCTTGAACCCTACTTTCGTCTGAAAGTCCCAAAAGTTCCTTGCCAAGCGATCGCCGAGATTATCAATGCTGCTAGTATCAACCCCCAACAGGAAATCCTATTCTACTTGGGAGTGACAAATAACCAATGGTGGTGTCACACACCACTGCAAACTGCGTCCTCTACCCACGTCTTATCTTTAGAAAGCGCACTCAATAAAAACTATACAGATGGCTTTGTGGAAATGCACAGTCATGGAACTCTAGCTGCTTATCCTTCAAGTGCAGACAATCGGGAAGAAAAAGGCAAATTTCGAGTGTTCGCAATCGTTGGCACGCTGAATACCATTCCCACAATTTATACCCGCATCGGGATATACAATCACTTTTTCGACATCAACCCCAATCAAATATTTGAACTGCCGCCACAGGTAAAATGCTCGAATTAA